A single Streptomyces mirabilis DNA region contains:
- the sufU gene encoding Fe-S cluster assembly sulfur transfer protein SufU has translation MKLDSMYQEVILDHYKHPHGRGLRDGDAEVHHVNPTCGDEITLRVKYDGEQIADISYEGQGCSISQASASVLNELLVGKDVSEAQKIQETFLELMQSKGRIEPDDAMEEVLEDAVAFAGVSKYPARVKCALLSWMAWKDATAQALGESAERKTA, from the coding sequence GTGAAGCTTGATTCGATGTACCAGGAAGTCATCCTGGACCACTACAAGCACCCCCATGGGCGAGGCTTGCGGGATGGCGATGCCGAGGTGCATCACGTCAACCCGACGTGCGGCGACGAGATCACGCTGCGCGTGAAGTACGACGGCGAGCAGATCGCGGACATCTCGTACGAGGGTCAGGGCTGCTCCATCAGCCAGGCCTCGGCGTCCGTGCTGAACGAGCTCCTCGTCGGCAAGGACGTGTCCGAGGCGCAGAAGATCCAGGAGACCTTCCTGGAGCTCATGCAGTCCAAGGGCAGGATCGAGCCCGACGACGCGATGGAGGAGGTGCTGGAGGACGCGGTCGCGTTCGCCGGTGTCTCCAAGTACCCGGCCCGGGTCAAGTGCGCCCTCCTGAGCTGGATGGCGTGGAAGGACGCGACGGCCCAGGCTCTGGGCGAGAGCGCCGAGAGGAAGACGGCATGA
- a CDS encoding metal-sulfur cluster assembly factor, whose protein sequence is MSENETLTTKPASEEELREALYDVVDPELGIDVVNLGLIYGIHIDDANIATIDMTLTSAACPLTDVIEDQAKSATDGIVNELRINWVWMPPWGPDKITDDGREQLRALGFNV, encoded by the coding sequence ATGAGCGAGAACGAGACCCTGACGACGAAGCCGGCCTCGGAGGAAGAACTCCGTGAGGCGCTGTACGACGTCGTCGACCCCGAGCTGGGCATCGACGTCGTCAACCTCGGCCTGATCTACGGCATCCACATCGACGACGCGAACATCGCGACCATCGACATGACCCTGACGTCCGCGGCCTGCCCGCTCACCGACGTCATCGAGGACCAGGCCAAGTCCGCCACGGACGGCATCGTCAACGAGCTGCGCATCAACTGGGTCTGGATGCCGCCGTGGGGCCCGGACAAGATCACGGACGACGGACGTGAGCAGCTTCGGGCGCTCGGGTTCAACGTCTGA
- a CDS encoding AbfB domain-containing protein, with the protein MPETTPEPEPELGADQPVPTSEEPAWRPTPHGTPYPAELPPFVEPPVPWESGEFPDEGRLPGTRRLWMAGGLAVAVLIATATAIAVLDSNTDAASKNRANHTASDTDVPFIPGVSASADGSTTAPAGKNALSSPRRSGSPSTASDSASPGPSEQGSDDKPVAGTTEPSKTASSSKPPESKPVSSRKSLQSVNYPNRYWHLSNGFVRLDPVDSGSSGSTKRDASFKVVAGLGNANCYSFTTADGAYLRHRNFSLRADRNDGSDLFSKDATFCPRTSPYTGAVMLESINYPGRYLRHRNFQLRLDRDDNSQLFRADSAFRVVNGWS; encoded by the coding sequence ATGCCAGAAACAACGCCAGAGCCCGAACCCGAGCTCGGGGCCGACCAGCCCGTGCCCACTTCGGAGGAACCCGCCTGGCGCCCCACCCCCCACGGCACTCCCTATCCGGCGGAACTGCCTCCCTTCGTCGAGCCGCCGGTGCCCTGGGAGTCCGGGGAGTTCCCGGACGAGGGTCGGTTGCCCGGAACCCGACGACTGTGGATGGCCGGCGGGCTCGCGGTGGCGGTGCTCATCGCCACCGCGACCGCGATCGCCGTACTGGACAGCAACACTGACGCCGCGTCGAAGAACCGGGCGAACCACACCGCCTCCGACACGGACGTCCCGTTCATACCCGGCGTCTCCGCCTCGGCCGACGGCAGCACCACGGCCCCGGCGGGCAAGAACGCCCTGTCCTCCCCGCGGCGCTCCGGCTCCCCCTCCACCGCGTCGGACTCGGCCTCGCCGGGGCCCTCGGAACAGGGGTCCGACGACAAGCCCGTCGCCGGCACCACCGAGCCGTCGAAGACCGCCTCGTCCAGCAAGCCTCCCGAGTCCAAGCCCGTCTCCTCGCGGAAGTCGCTCCAGTCGGTCAACTACCCGAACCGCTACTGGCATCTGAGCAACGGCTTCGTACGGCTCGATCCGGTGGATTCGGGCAGCTCGGGCTCGACCAAGCGGGACGCCAGCTTCAAGGTGGTGGCGGGGCTCGGCAACGCCAACTGCTACTCCTTCACCACCGCCGACGGCGCCTATCTGCGCCACCGCAACTTCTCTCTGCGCGCCGACCGCAACGACGGCTCCGACCTCTTCAGCAAGGACGCCACCTTCTGTCCCCGGACGTCCCCGTACACCGGCGCCGTCATGCTGGAGTCGATCAACTACCCGGGCCGCTATCTGCGCCACCGCAACTTCCAGCTCCGTCTGGACAGAGACGACAACAGTCAGCTCTTCCGCGCGGACTCGGCGTTCCGTGTGGTGAACGGCTGGTCCTGA
- a CDS encoding sulfotransferase: MATWAQVVDATRKYACELGPDRWYQLRFEDLVADPESQLQGVCGFLGEEYAPGMTEPRRVAGMAVPARRPGTDAPTACWTPPGTAPGPPD; this comes from the coding sequence GTGGCCACCTGGGCACAGGTCGTGGACGCCACGCGCAAGTACGCGTGCGAACTGGGCCCGGACCGCTGGTACCAACTTCGCTTCGAGGACCTCGTGGCCGATCCCGAGAGCCAACTCCAGGGCGTGTGCGGGTTCCTGGGTGAGGAGTACGCCCCCGGGATGACCGAGCCGCGCCGCGTCGCCGGGATGGCGGTACCCGCCCGCAGACCTGGCACCGACGCACCCACGGCGTGCTGGACACCTCCCGGGACGGCACCTGGACCACCAGACTGA
- a CDS encoding DMT family transporter — MRTLVHMGYALLAGAIASEVAATTAMKYSEGFSRLWPSLVTVLGYVIAFVLLAQCLKTVQVGTAYAIWAGAGTAVIAAIGMVFLGEALSFTKVAGILLIIGGVVVLNLGGAH; from the coding sequence ATGCGTACACTCGTACACATGGGATACGCACTGCTCGCCGGAGCCATCGCCTCCGAGGTGGCCGCCACGACCGCCATGAAGTACAGCGAGGGCTTCAGCAGGCTCTGGCCCTCGCTGGTGACCGTCCTCGGATACGTCATCGCCTTCGTGCTGCTCGCGCAGTGCCTGAAGACCGTCCAGGTCGGCACGGCCTACGCGATCTGGGCCGGCGCCGGCACCGCCGTCATCGCCGCGATCGGCATGGTGTTCCTCGGCGAGGCGCTCAGCTTCACCAAGGTCGCCGGGATACTGCTGATCATCGGCGGGGTCGTGGTGCTGAACCTCGGCGGGGCCCACTGA
- a CDS encoding TetR/AcrR family transcriptional regulator produces MAARRYDPERRQRIIDAAIRVVGAKGLAGLSHRTVAAEADVPLGSTTYHFKTLDELMVAALRQANEGFAKVIAARGALEDPQADLAGELAGLMGEWLAGDRTGVELEYELYLAALRRPALRPVAAEWVQDLAEPLARRTDPVTARALVALVDGICLQVLLTGVSYDEEYAREVLGRLIG; encoded by the coding sequence ATGGCGGCGCGCCGCTACGACCCCGAGCGGCGGCAGCGGATCATCGACGCGGCGATCCGGGTCGTGGGCGCCAAAGGACTCGCCGGGCTGAGCCATCGCACCGTCGCCGCCGAGGCCGATGTGCCGCTCGGCTCCACCACGTACCACTTCAAGACCCTCGACGAGCTCATGGTCGCCGCGCTGCGCCAGGCGAACGAGGGCTTCGCCAAGGTGATCGCCGCGCGCGGCGCGCTGGAGGATCCCCAGGCCGACCTCGCCGGCGAACTCGCCGGGCTGATGGGCGAGTGGCTGGCGGGCGACCGTACGGGGGTGGAGCTGGAGTACGAGCTCTACCTCGCGGCGCTGCGCCGCCCCGCCCTGCGCCCCGTCGCCGCCGAATGGGTCCAGGACCTCGCCGAACCCCTCGCCCGCCGCACCGACCCCGTCACCGCGAGGGCGCTGGTCGCGCTGGTGGACGGGATCTGTCTGCAGGTGCTGCTGACGGGGGTGTCGTATGACGAGGAGTATGCGCGGGAGGTGTTGGGGCGGTTGATCGGCTGA
- the dapD gene encoding 2,3,4,5-tetrahydropyridine-2,6-dicarboxylate N-succinyltransferase, whose protein sequence is MTDTTATRTTGAVAAGLATLTADGTVLDTWFPAPELSAEPGPAGTERLSAERAVELLGEGAAKAIGPDARRGVEVVAVRTVIASLDEKPIDAHDTYLRLHLLSHRLVQPHGQSLDGIFGHLANVAWTSLGPVAVDDVEKARLNARAEGLHLQVTSIDKFPRMTDYVAPKGVRIADADRVRLGAHLAEGTTVMHEGFVNFNAGTLGTSMVEGRISAGVVVGDGSDIGGGASTMGTLSGGGNVRITIGERCLIGAEAGVGIALGDECVVEAGLYVTAGTRVTMPDGQIVKARELSGASNILFRRNSVTGTVEARPNNAVWGGLNEVLHSHN, encoded by the coding sequence ATGACCGACACGACTGCTACTCGCACCACCGGCGCCGTCGCCGCCGGCCTCGCCACCCTCACGGCCGACGGCACCGTCCTCGACACCTGGTTCCCCGCGCCCGAGCTGTCCGCCGAGCCCGGCCCGGCCGGCACCGAGCGGCTGTCCGCCGAGCGTGCCGTCGAGCTGCTCGGCGAAGGCGCCGCCAAAGCCATCGGGCCCGACGCCCGCCGGGGCGTCGAAGTGGTCGCGGTCCGCACGGTCATCGCCTCGCTGGACGAGAAGCCGATCGACGCGCACGACACCTACCTGCGCCTGCACCTGCTCTCGCACCGCCTCGTGCAGCCGCACGGCCAGAGCCTGGACGGCATCTTCGGTCATCTCGCCAACGTCGCCTGGACCTCGCTCGGCCCGGTCGCGGTGGACGACGTCGAGAAGGCGCGCCTCAACGCCCGCGCCGAGGGCCTGCACCTCCAGGTGACGTCCATCGACAAGTTCCCGCGCATGACGGACTACGTCGCCCCCAAGGGCGTCCGGATCGCCGACGCCGACCGCGTCCGGCTCGGCGCGCATCTCGCCGAGGGCACCACCGTCATGCACGAGGGCTTCGTGAACTTCAACGCGGGCACGCTCGGCACGTCGATGGTCGAGGGCCGCATCTCGGCCGGCGTCGTGGTCGGCGACGGCTCCGACATCGGCGGCGGCGCCTCCACCATGGGCACCCTGTCCGGCGGCGGCAACGTCCGCATCACCATCGGCGAGCGATGCCTGATCGGCGCCGAGGCGGGCGTCGGTATCGCCCTCGGCGACGAGTGCGTGGTCGAGGCGGGGCTGTACGTCACCGCGGGCACCCGCGTGACCATGCCCGACGGGCAGATCGTCAAGGCCCGTGAGCTGTCCGGGGCGTCGAACATCCTCTTCCGCCGCAACTCGGTGACCGGAACCGTCGAGGCGCGGCCGAACAACGCGGTGTGGGGCGGCCTGAACGAGGTTCTGCACAGCCACAACTGA